In Arthrobacter ramosus, one DNA window encodes the following:
- a CDS encoding sugar ABC transporter substrate-binding protein, translating into MMRTTRFRALTLSLAAMTLVALAGCSEGGSAATSGTQNPAIDTTAVKALIDQAKAAPSFSAPGPAFDASKAKGKVVANISLNSTVPFNQIVDAAMGDAGKAVGVKVVQFTNQGQVSQWIQGMDSAIAQKVDAIVLEGSPDPKLLGPQIAAAKAAGIPVISTHLYDESYIGSAKKDLPDVTAFVDAHHYRAGTLMADYAIAQSGGHVNAYFVASNEVQPSAGIASAFSDELKTRCPDSCKAKVVNIPISNWATDVPTQVQAALLSDPTINYVVPVFDGMTPLLGTGITQAGKTDSVKIVAYNGTASVLSMIQAKNLVAAEIGEPLEWLGWANMDQVLRVLTGTATLPSEKTPLRLFDSSNVNETGTPANQKDGYGDPAKFQDGYKTLWGVK; encoded by the coding sequence ATGATGCGCACCACCCGATTCAGGGCACTGACACTCTCCCTGGCCGCCATGACGCTCGTGGCACTGGCAGGCTGTTCCGAGGGCGGCAGTGCGGCCACGTCCGGAACGCAGAATCCTGCCATCGATACCACCGCGGTGAAGGCCCTCATCGACCAGGCGAAGGCGGCACCGTCGTTTTCCGCACCAGGTCCGGCTTTCGATGCTTCCAAGGCCAAGGGGAAAGTCGTGGCCAATATCAGTTTGAACAGCACTGTTCCGTTCAACCAGATTGTTGACGCTGCGATGGGAGACGCGGGCAAGGCTGTCGGAGTGAAGGTGGTTCAGTTCACCAACCAGGGACAGGTATCGCAGTGGATCCAGGGAATGGACAGCGCCATCGCCCAAAAGGTCGATGCGATCGTGCTCGAGGGCTCACCTGACCCGAAGCTCCTCGGACCACAGATTGCCGCGGCTAAGGCGGCAGGGATTCCCGTCATCAGCACCCACCTTTACGACGAGTCCTACATCGGTTCAGCAAAAAAGGATCTTCCTGATGTGACGGCCTTCGTAGACGCCCACCACTACCGCGCGGGGACGCTGATGGCCGACTATGCGATTGCGCAATCCGGCGGTCATGTGAACGCCTACTTTGTGGCCTCCAATGAAGTCCAGCCCAGCGCGGGGATCGCGTCCGCATTTAGCGACGAATTGAAAACCCGTTGCCCCGACAGCTGCAAGGCCAAGGTCGTGAACATCCCGATTTCGAACTGGGCGACCGACGTCCCCACCCAGGTCCAGGCTGCCTTGCTCAGCGATCCGACGATCAACTATGTTGTCCCGGTGTTCGACGGAATGACTCCGTTGCTTGGCACCGGCATCACCCAGGCGGGTAAGACAGACAGCGTCAAGATTGTTGCCTACAACGGAACAGCTTCGGTACTGAGCATGATCCAGGCGAAGAACCTTGTCGCAGCTGAAATCGGCGAACCCCTCGAATGGCTGGGATGGGCCAACATGGACCAGGTCCTTCGTGTCCTCACCGGCACGGCCACGCTTCCCAGTGAAAAAACTCCGTTGAGGCTCTTCGACTCAAGCAATGTCAATGAGACGGGAACACCCGCGAATCAGAAGGATGGCTACGGAGATCCGGCGAAATTCCAGGACGGATACAAGACCCTCTGGGGCGTGAAGTAA
- a CDS encoding sugar ABC transporter ATP-binding protein, translating into MSAVLQINNLAKTFGGVKALQGVDLTVNAGEIHGLLGQNGSGKSTLIKVLAGFHEPDAGGRLLVNGNEVRLPLAPGDYKALGMRFVHQDLGLISSLSVLENLFLDEISTGHSAGIRWRSWRRIANELFRKYKVELDPSAAVSTLRPVERALLAIVRAVSGAPRNGLLVLDEPTVFLPQDDTEMLFDLTRNVAAGGAGVLFVSHDLEEVKRLTNRFTVFRDGRVVGNGATEQTSREELVKLIVGHELKAVSHRSAAQIAATKPIAVIDGLKGGLVAEASFAVHEGEILGVTGLSGSGFEDLPYILFGAAKAETGTLALNGSVVRLRGQNPTSAFRSGMALVPADRPRDGAILSLSVLDNVSMQTMDQFQKGPILRRSRMREEAKKVLSAFQVRPNDPTLPCSSLSGGNQQKVLMAKWLQTRPSLLMVHEPTQGVDVGAREEIFSVLRSATAEGMAVLCASSDHEQLALICDRVLVFRQGRIVAELTGTHVNKEEISEQSYAVDQDAQPAEAS; encoded by the coding sequence ATGTCAGCCGTTCTGCAGATCAACAACCTCGCCAAGACCTTCGGCGGAGTCAAGGCGCTGCAAGGGGTTGACCTCACTGTCAACGCCGGTGAGATCCACGGGCTTCTGGGCCAGAACGGTTCCGGCAAGTCCACGCTCATCAAGGTGCTCGCCGGATTCCACGAACCGGATGCCGGTGGCCGGTTGCTGGTGAACGGAAACGAAGTCAGGCTTCCGCTGGCCCCCGGAGACTACAAGGCGCTGGGGATGAGGTTTGTCCACCAGGATCTAGGTCTCATCTCCAGTCTGAGCGTCCTGGAGAATCTGTTTCTCGATGAGATTTCCACTGGACACTCCGCGGGCATCCGGTGGAGGTCCTGGCGCCGGATCGCCAACGAGCTGTTCAGGAAGTACAAGGTCGAGCTGGATCCGTCCGCTGCGGTCAGCACGCTTCGGCCTGTCGAACGGGCGCTCCTGGCAATTGTCCGGGCCGTCTCCGGTGCGCCTCGAAACGGTCTCCTGGTCCTTGATGAACCAACAGTGTTCCTGCCGCAGGACGACACGGAGATGCTCTTCGATCTGACCCGCAACGTCGCCGCGGGCGGGGCCGGGGTGTTGTTTGTCTCCCACGACCTTGAGGAAGTGAAACGCCTTACGAACCGATTCACCGTATTCCGGGACGGCCGCGTTGTCGGCAACGGCGCGACGGAGCAAACCAGCCGCGAGGAATTGGTCAAGCTGATCGTAGGCCACGAGCTCAAGGCTGTGTCCCACCGCAGCGCCGCGCAAATCGCGGCCACCAAGCCAATCGCAGTCATTGACGGGCTTAAGGGTGGCCTTGTCGCCGAGGCATCCTTCGCTGTTCATGAGGGAGAGATCCTCGGGGTGACAGGTTTGTCCGGGTCCGGTTTCGAGGATCTTCCCTACATTCTGTTCGGCGCGGCCAAAGCCGAGACCGGCACCCTGGCCTTGAACGGATCGGTCGTGCGTTTGCGGGGCCAAAACCCGACCAGCGCCTTCCGGTCAGGCATGGCGCTTGTTCCGGCCGACCGGCCTCGCGACGGGGCGATTCTCTCCCTCTCGGTCCTGGACAACGTCAGCATGCAGACCATGGACCAATTCCAGAAGGGCCCCATCCTTCGCCGCTCCCGCATGCGCGAGGAGGCCAAGAAGGTTCTTTCCGCCTTCCAGGTGCGGCCCAATGATCCGACCCTGCCGTGTTCAAGCCTGTCCGGCGGCAACCAGCAAAAGGTTCTCATGGCCAAATGGCTGCAGACCAGACCGTCACTGCTGATGGTCCATGAACCGACACAGGGCGTCGACGTCGGCGCCCGCGAAGAAATTTTCAGCGTATTGCGGTCAGCGACCGCAGAAGGGATGGCTGTGCTATGCGCGAGCAGCGACCACGAACAACTGGCATTGATCTGCGACCGCGTCCTGGTATTCAGACAGGGGCGGATCGTGGCGGAATTGACCGGAACCCACGTGAACAAGGAAGAGATCTCGGAGCAGTCGTACGCAGTGGACCAGGACGCCCAACCGGCGGAGGCCTCATGA
- a CDS encoding LysR family transcriptional regulator: MELRQLTYFVAVAEELHFGRAAERLHIAGPSLSQQIINLERELGTRLLIRDRRHVELTPAGNEFLADAREVLAAAARAFDRARNGDRQLPLRLGYVSWLPPGIATMPNLRIRIDEWVLPSHTQAARVAEGSLDLAIAWIEEADVVRQGLAAELLKYERLQAVMPGTHHAARHDSVPAAGLTVLVDVDEASWDSWNRYALAFAQASGASVTHIDDGGITGPAFFEHVARLRRPVLQSPKRHAAPMPPTLTRRPVTSPVPLWAWDLLHRADDMRPMVTSAIRTLIDGASAAGWRIPPTETHWPLTGGKQG; this comes from the coding sequence GTGGAACTCCGGCAGCTCACCTACTTCGTCGCTGTCGCCGAGGAGCTGCATTTCGGTCGAGCCGCAGAGCGGCTTCACATTGCGGGGCCGTCGCTCTCCCAACAGATCATCAACCTCGAGCGCGAGCTCGGGACTCGGCTCCTCATCCGTGATCGCAGGCACGTCGAGTTGACCCCCGCCGGCAACGAGTTCCTGGCTGATGCCCGGGAGGTCTTGGCCGCTGCCGCACGAGCGTTCGATCGGGCTCGCAACGGCGACCGACAGCTGCCGCTGCGGCTGGGCTATGTCAGTTGGCTTCCCCCAGGGATCGCGACTATGCCCAACCTTCGGATCCGGATCGACGAGTGGGTCCTGCCATCCCACACCCAGGCAGCGCGGGTGGCCGAAGGCAGCCTCGATCTCGCCATCGCGTGGATTGAGGAGGCAGACGTTGTGCGGCAGGGCCTGGCCGCCGAGCTTTTAAAGTACGAGCGACTGCAAGCGGTCATGCCAGGCACGCACCACGCGGCTCGTCACGACAGTGTGCCAGCAGCCGGACTCACGGTCCTCGTCGATGTCGACGAAGCGTCCTGGGACTCGTGGAACCGCTATGCGTTGGCCTTCGCGCAGGCCAGTGGGGCGTCCGTCACACACATCGACGACGGTGGCATTACCGGACCCGCGTTCTTCGAGCACGTAGCCCGTTTGAGGCGGCCAGTGCTCCAGTCGCCCAAGCGTCATGCCGCGCCGATGCCACCCACGTTGACCCGTCGGCCTGTCACGTCCCCGGTACCGCTGTGGGCTTGGGATCTGCTGCACCGCGCGGATGACATGCGGCCTATGGTCACGAGCGCGATCCGAACGTTGATCGACGGTGCCTCGGCGGCTGGGTGGCGAATACCGCCGACCGAAACCCACTGGCCCCTAACCGGTGGAAAGCAAGGGTGA
- a CDS encoding pyridoxal-phosphate dependent enzyme → MGLAGGGNKVRKLEIMMADAVKHHTRVLVTTGAQQSNHARLTAAAGARLGMHVILVLAGERPEKLTGNLLLDQILGAELVFAGTSDTETIAAELASEGDAFRIPFGGTNALSAEAYRQAGMELLEQVPDLGSVTVAVGSGGTMAGLVAAIGAERVLGVDSGALKDARGAVARLIDEMGFASGALRIDEEQVGAGYEYLTEAAREAIHLTARMEGIILDPTYTGRAMAGLISAARHDRLPEGTAVFLHTGGLPGLFGNDQIQS, encoded by the coding sequence ATGGGCCTTGCGGGCGGTGGCAACAAGGTGCGTAAGCTCGAAATCATGATGGCGGACGCTGTAAAGCACCATACGCGCGTCCTCGTCACCACTGGCGCTCAGCAAAGCAATCACGCGCGGCTCACGGCTGCCGCAGGAGCTCGCCTTGGAATGCACGTGATACTCGTACTTGCGGGAGAACGCCCGGAAAAACTCACTGGCAACCTCCTGCTCGATCAAATCCTGGGAGCTGAGCTTGTATTCGCAGGGACCTCGGACACTGAAACCATCGCCGCAGAATTAGCGAGCGAAGGCGACGCGTTTCGGATACCCTTCGGCGGAACGAACGCCCTCAGCGCGGAGGCGTATCGGCAAGCGGGAATGGAGCTACTCGAGCAGGTACCTGATCTGGGGAGCGTTACCGTCGCAGTAGGCTCCGGCGGAACGATGGCCGGCCTGGTCGCAGCCATCGGAGCGGAGCGCGTACTCGGTGTTGACTCCGGAGCGCTCAAAGATGCGCGAGGTGCCGTCGCACGCCTCATCGACGAGATGGGCTTTGCCAGCGGTGCGCTTCGCATTGATGAAGAGCAGGTCGGCGCCGGATACGAATACCTCACGGAGGCGGCACGAGAAGCGATACATCTGACCGCTCGGATGGAAGGCATTATCCTCGATCCGACATATACCGGGCGCGCTATGGCCGGCTTAATCAGCGCAGCACGCCACGATCGTCTACCGGAAGGCACCGCAGTGTTTCTCCATACAGGCGGGCTGCCAGGTCTTTTCGGCAACGACCAAATCCAGTCCTAG
- a CDS encoding ABC transporter permease — protein MGAVRAALAIAAKDIVTWARTPAAIAVSLLPPIAFLLIIFIVAGATGRNPVAVVVEDNGPQAQRLVSILEESDAFRVQPATPDEATHLLDTLQVAAAITIPASFDDDYRMHRPDPVQIRINNLNLDFTNDLRRSLPAAITRFYAGQPDNPIMVGVAESDLRPHDVGLVQFELVPILVLLLTLMGVVNGGLATAREFEDLTIKALLLSPISRGTLIAGKILACWVTTMLVAAVVLILSAISGFLRPAGWYWLPALAVTALIALAAAGLGTALGGALRRFSAVSASGINVAIYLFFLSGGIGVAAFLPGWIQAVAHFTPTFYGVDALEAAIFYQSTDNLGRDLAVLLATAAGGLVLGTVSLRRRLVAY, from the coding sequence ATGGGAGCGGTCCGGGCAGCGCTCGCGATTGCGGCGAAAGACATCGTGACCTGGGCGCGCACACCGGCGGCCATCGCGGTCAGCCTCCTGCCGCCGATCGCCTTCTTGCTGATCATCTTCATCGTCGCCGGGGCAACCGGCCGCAACCCCGTGGCGGTGGTGGTCGAGGACAACGGGCCGCAGGCCCAGCGCCTCGTGTCCATCCTGGAAGAGTCCGACGCGTTCCGCGTCCAGCCTGCAACCCCGGACGAGGCCACGCACCTGCTGGACACGCTCCAGGTCGCGGCCGCCATCACCATCCCCGCATCCTTCGACGACGACTACCGGATGCATCGGCCGGACCCTGTGCAGATCCGGATCAACAACCTCAACCTCGACTTCACCAACGACCTGCGCCGATCGCTGCCAGCGGCGATTACCCGCTTCTACGCCGGCCAGCCGGACAATCCGATCATGGTCGGCGTCGCCGAGTCGGATCTGAGACCCCACGACGTCGGCCTGGTGCAGTTTGAGCTGGTCCCCATCCTCGTGCTGCTTCTAACGCTCATGGGCGTCGTCAACGGCGGTCTGGCCACCGCCCGGGAGTTCGAGGACCTGACAATCAAGGCGTTACTTCTCTCTCCAATCAGCCGCGGGACCCTGATTGCAGGCAAGATCCTGGCGTGCTGGGTGACCACGATGCTGGTGGCGGCGGTGGTGCTGATCCTCTCGGCGATCTCCGGCTTCCTGCGACCAGCCGGGTGGTACTGGCTTCCGGCACTGGCAGTCACCGCGCTCATCGCCTTGGCCGCGGCCGGCCTTGGGACAGCGCTGGGAGGCGCCTTGCGCCGATTCTCAGCAGTGTCGGCGTCGGGCATCAACGTGGCGATCTACCTGTTCTTCCTGAGCGGAGGAATCGGCGTCGCGGCTTTCCTGCCCGGATGGATCCAGGCCGTAGCGCACTTTACGCCGACCTTCTACGGCGTGGACGCGCTCGAGGCCGCAATCTTCTACCAGTCGACCGATAACCTGGGCCGGGACCTCGCGGTCCTGCTGGCTACGGCCGCAGGCGGGCTCGTTTTAGGGACGGTGTCTCTTCGGCGCCGGCTGGTCGCCTACTAG
- a CDS encoding ABC transporter ATP-binding protein, translating into MTETAIELIGVTKRFGSLTAVDDLSLQVERGEIFGLLGPNGSGKTTTINMISGLSRPSSGAVRVLGIDLLKDPRGIRRSLGTVPQENALYEELTAEANLRFHADLFDVPRQGLDKRITSLLELAQLEERRKSRVSTFSGGMKRRLALVRALLHEPELLYFDEPALGVDVQSRRALWDRILELKDRGTTVLITTNYLEEANVLCDRLAIIDRGRLVALDSPSKLRRSFGDTVVEMRTRPAPGEEILRKVRSLPGVVSASRSDSSLKVTVEGGADVTGRVVTAVVGSTNLEEIQSREPSLDEVFLSLTGKELRE; encoded by the coding sequence ATGACTGAAACGGCCATTGAGCTCATAGGCGTGACAAAGCGATTCGGCTCGCTCACCGCCGTCGACGACCTCAGCCTGCAGGTTGAACGAGGGGAGATTTTCGGTCTTCTCGGGCCCAACGGCTCGGGCAAAACGACCACCATCAACATGATCAGCGGCCTCAGCCGCCCAAGCTCCGGCGCGGTCAGGGTCCTGGGCATCGACCTCCTGAAGGATCCACGCGGGATCCGACGTTCGCTCGGGACAGTACCGCAGGAGAACGCCCTCTACGAGGAGCTCACAGCGGAAGCCAACCTCCGGTTCCACGCCGATCTCTTCGACGTTCCCCGGCAGGGACTCGACAAACGGATCACCTCGCTGCTTGAGCTGGCGCAGTTGGAGGAACGCCGGAAGAGCCGCGTTTCCACCTTCTCCGGCGGCATGAAACGACGCCTTGCCCTGGTCCGGGCACTTCTCCACGAGCCCGAGCTGCTCTACTTCGACGAGCCCGCCTTGGGGGTCGATGTACAGAGCCGGCGTGCGCTCTGGGACCGGATCCTCGAGCTCAAGGACCGCGGTACCACGGTGCTCATCACCACCAACTACCTCGAGGAGGCCAACGTCCTCTGCGATCGCCTGGCCATCATCGATCGCGGGCGGCTGGTGGCGCTCGACTCGCCGTCCAAGCTAAGGCGCAGCTTCGGTGACACGGTCGTCGAAATGCGCACCCGGCCCGCTCCCGGGGAGGAAATCCTCCGGAAGGTCCGTTCGCTGCCCGGCGTGGTGTCCGCGAGCAGGTCCGACAGTTCGCTCAAGGTCACAGTGGAGGGCGGCGCCGATGTCACCGGCAGGGTGGTGACCGCCGTCGTCGGTTCCACGAACCTGGAGGAGATCCAGAGCCGCGAACCGAGCCTTGACGAGGTATTCCTGAGCCTGACAGGCAAGGAGCTCCGGGAATGA
- a CDS encoding muconolactone Delta-isomerase family protein, producing MEFLTTLTTNVPHGTPESTVDATKDREAIRAAELAQMGHLLRLWRPPTEPGEWRTLGLWSADTEADLKEILASLPLHVWMTVEITPLNPHPNDPVAAKA from the coding sequence ATGGAATTCCTCACCACCCTCACCACGAACGTCCCGCATGGAACGCCGGAATCGACGGTCGACGCTACAAAGGATCGCGAGGCTATCCGCGCTGCCGAACTGGCGCAGATGGGCCACCTCCTGCGATTGTGGAGGCCGCCCACGGAGCCGGGCGAGTGGCGCACTCTCGGCCTCTGGAGCGCCGACACGGAGGCCGATCTCAAGGAGATCCTGGCCTCGCTCCCGTTGCATGTGTGGATGACTGTGGAGATCACGCCGCTGAATCCACACCCGAACGATCCCGTGGCGGCGAAGGCCTGA
- a CDS encoding GlsB/YeaQ/YmgE family stress response membrane protein, protein MGFLAFLLLGLIAGAIAKAILPGRQGGGLLLTLLLGVVGAFLGGWIGSLAFGGGLGDFFDLRTWLLSILGAIIVLLIFGAVRGRRSRV, encoded by the coding sequence ATGGGATTTCTCGCTTTTCTTCTGCTCGGCCTGATCGCGGGCGCCATCGCAAAGGCCATTCTTCCTGGAAGGCAAGGCGGCGGCTTGCTGCTTACCCTTCTTCTGGGAGTTGTCGGGGCGTTTCTTGGTGGTTGGATCGGTTCCCTCGCCTTCGGTGGTGGGCTGGGAGACTTCTTCGATCTGAGGACCTGGCTGCTGTCCATCCTGGGAGCCATCATCGTGCTTCTGATCTTCGGCGCAGTCAGAGGACGTCGAAGCAGGGTCTAG
- a CDS encoding ABC transporter permease: MSLRHDLRVIRAVAATDIRLTLREPLFAIIGVLIPINFLLLFLLFAISGGQAPIAVVMNDHGPLAERFVQAMDGAHSFIIHTATSAEAESEIRAGSIVAVVTVPQDFDAALGAGARVDVPVEVNNLNVDFTNDIRRAVPLSITSFYADAFPDQVVVSALESDVQAQDTGYIPYLAVSIVVAGLMLAAILQGSVNTARDYELGTVKELVLAPVGRLAIGLGKMLGSAALTVASALLVLGVVILVIGVHPLHPLEVLGFGLLMIAAFLALGVLAGTLVRRRQQAIPLSIACILPLFFLSGPFGPANWLGAVPGAIAAVSPLTYAIAAFQHAFHGYQTATQDLAVDTIVLAVFTLVTVVLTALVFRRRGVAH, from the coding sequence ATGAGTCTCCGTCATGACCTGCGTGTGATCCGGGCAGTAGCGGCGACGGACATCCGCCTCACCCTTCGGGAGCCGTTGTTCGCGATCATCGGCGTCCTCATCCCGATCAACTTTTTGCTTCTCTTCTTGCTCTTTGCGATCAGCGGTGGACAGGCACCGATCGCCGTGGTGATGAATGACCACGGACCGTTGGCGGAACGCTTCGTTCAGGCCATGGACGGAGCGCATTCGTTCATCATCCACACCGCAACCTCGGCCGAAGCGGAAAGTGAGATCCGGGCAGGAAGCATCGTCGCCGTCGTGACGGTACCACAGGATTTCGATGCCGCGCTGGGCGCCGGAGCGCGGGTGGACGTGCCGGTCGAGGTCAACAACCTCAACGTCGACTTCACCAACGACATCCGCCGGGCGGTGCCCCTCTCGATAACTTCCTTCTACGCCGACGCGTTCCCTGACCAAGTGGTGGTGAGTGCGCTCGAGTCCGATGTGCAGGCCCAGGACACCGGCTACATTCCCTACCTAGCCGTCAGCATCGTCGTGGCCGGCCTGATGCTCGCCGCAATCCTGCAAGGCAGTGTCAACACCGCACGGGACTACGAGCTGGGGACCGTCAAAGAGCTGGTACTGGCGCCGGTTGGCCGGCTGGCGATCGGGCTCGGAAAGATGCTTGGCTCGGCCGCGCTCACCGTGGCGTCGGCACTGCTGGTGCTGGGCGTCGTCATCCTGGTGATCGGCGTGCACCCGCTCCATCCCCTGGAAGTGCTCGGGTTCGGATTGCTGATGATCGCCGCCTTCCTTGCCCTCGGCGTGCTCGCCGGAACGCTGGTTCGACGGCGGCAGCAAGCAATCCCGCTCTCCATCGCCTGCATCCTCCCGCTCTTCTTTTTGAGCGGGCCTTTCGGGCCGGCGAACTGGTTGGGCGCCGTTCCCGGTGCCATCGCCGCCGTATCGCCGCTCACCTATGCGATCGCAGCTTTCCAGCATGCCTTCCACGGCTACCAGACAGCCACCCAGGACCTCGCCGTCGACACGATCGTGCTGGCTGTGTTCACGTTGGTAACGGTCGTGCTCACCGCATTGGTGTTCCGACGCCGGGGAGTCGCGCACTAA
- the glgX gene encoding glycogen debranching protein GlgX: MEIWPGSAYPLGATFDGTGTNFALFSERAEKVELCLFQEDGSETKVDVVEVDGYVWHCYLPQVQPGQKYGYRVHGPYEPASGNRFNPNKLLLDPYAKAVHGQIDWDPALFSYDMGDPDSRNDKDSAPHMMMGVVINPFFDWDGDHLPRIPYHRSVIYEAHVKGLTRLHPEVPEEQRGTYAGVAHPAVISHLQKLGITAIELMPVHQFTNDGILQDKGLNNYWGYNTIGFFAPHNSYSSAGDAGQQVQDFKAMVRSLHRAGIEVILDVVYNHTAEGNHLGPTLSFKGIDNAAYYRLMDGDEKHYMDYTGTGNSLNVRSPHSLQLLMDSLRYWVTEMHVDGFRFDLASTLAREFYDVDKLSTFFELIQQDPVVSQVKLIAEPWDVGPGGYQVGNFPPQWTEWNGQYRDTVRDFWRGEPSTLGEFASRLTGSADLYEHSGRRPVASINFVTAHDGFTLADLVSYNEKHNEANGEGNNDGESHNRSWNCGVEGPTEDPKVLGLRARQQRNFIASMLLSQGVPMLLHGDELGRTQRGNNNGYCQDSELTWINWDSVDQPLVEFTAAVSALRAKHPTFRRSRFFDGRPVLRGEGERLPDIEWLDVDGTTMTPSDWDSGFGRSVGVFLNGDGIQGKDNQGRRITDVNFLLYFNAHDDEVKFRLPSDEYAPAWDIIIDTAGGGADTAPVEADGMVSLVAKSLVVLRAHSAPEEVPDHSVAASLAALTHTATAETAALTSPTVPEPKKTKKPAAGRRPSKRNTP, from the coding sequence ATGGAAATTTGGCCCGGATCGGCGTATCCCCTTGGCGCCACCTTCGACGGAACCGGAACCAACTTCGCCTTGTTCAGCGAGAGGGCTGAAAAAGTCGAGCTTTGCCTGTTTCAGGAGGACGGCTCCGAAACCAAAGTCGATGTCGTGGAAGTCGATGGTTATGTTTGGCACTGTTACCTGCCGCAGGTCCAGCCGGGCCAAAAGTATGGCTACCGCGTGCACGGCCCCTACGAGCCTGCGTCCGGCAACCGTTTCAATCCCAACAAGCTCCTCCTGGACCCTTACGCGAAGGCAGTGCACGGCCAGATCGACTGGGATCCCGCTCTGTTTTCTTACGACATGGGAGATCCGGACTCCCGCAATGACAAGGACTCCGCGCCCCACATGATGATGGGCGTGGTCATCAACCCGTTCTTCGACTGGGACGGCGACCACCTCCCGCGGATCCCGTACCACCGGTCCGTGATCTACGAGGCGCACGTCAAGGGCCTGACCCGGCTCCACCCTGAGGTTCCGGAGGAGCAGCGCGGCACGTATGCCGGCGTGGCCCACCCGGCCGTGATTTCCCACTTGCAGAAGCTCGGCATCACGGCCATCGAACTCATGCCGGTGCACCAGTTCACGAACGATGGCATCCTGCAGGACAAGGGGCTGAACAACTACTGGGGCTACAACACGATCGGGTTCTTCGCCCCGCACAACAGCTACAGCTCCGCGGGGGACGCCGGCCAGCAGGTCCAGGACTTCAAGGCCATGGTCCGTTCCCTCCACCGAGCCGGCATCGAGGTCATTCTCGACGTCGTGTACAACCACACCGCCGAAGGCAACCACCTTGGCCCGACACTGTCCTTCAAGGGCATCGACAACGCCGCCTATTACCGCCTGATGGATGGTGACGAGAAGCACTACATGGACTACACGGGCACCGGCAACTCGCTGAACGTGCGCAGCCCGCACTCGTTGCAGTTGCTGATGGATTCCCTGCGCTACTGGGTCACCGAAATGCACGTGGACGGTTTCCGATTCGACCTCGCGTCGACCCTGGCCCGTGAGTTCTACGACGTCGACAAGCTGTCCACCTTCTTCGAACTCATCCAGCAGGATCCGGTGGTCTCCCAGGTCAAGCTGATCGCCGAGCCGTGGGACGTCGGCCCGGGCGGCTACCAGGTGGGCAACTTCCCGCCGCAGTGGACGGAATGGAACGGCCAGTACCGGGACACGGTCCGCGATTTCTGGCGCGGCGAACCGTCCACCCTGGGCGAGTTCGCCTCCCGGTTGACCGGATCGGCGGACCTTTACGAGCATTCCGGCCGCCGCCCGGTGGCCTCCATCAACTTCGTCACGGCCCACGACGGCTTCACCCTGGCCGACCTGGTGTCCTACAACGAGAAGCACAACGAGGCGAACGGCGAGGGCAACAACGACGGCGAATCCCACAACCGTTCCTGGAACTGCGGTGTCGAGGGACCCACGGAGGATCCGAAGGTCCTGGGCCTTCGTGCCCGCCAGCAGCGGAACTTCATCGCCTCCATGCTCCTGTCCCAAGGTGTCCCGATGCTGCTGCACGGTGACGAGCTCGGACGGACACAGCGGGGCAACAACAACGGCTATTGCCAGGACTCCGAGCTGACGTGGATCAACTGGGACAGCGTGGACCAGCCGCTGGTCGAGTTCACGGCCGCGGTCAGTGCCTTGCGCGCCAAGCATCCCACCTTCCGGCGCAGCCGCTTCTTCGACGGACGCCCGGTACTACGAGGCGAAGGCGAGAGGCTTCCGGACATTGAATGGCTTGACGTCGACGGAACCACCATGACGCCGTCGGACTGGGACAGCGGCTTCGGCCGCTCGGTAGGCGTTTTCCTCAACGGCGACGGCATCCAAGGAAAGGACAACCAAGGCCGGCGCATCACGGACGTCAACTTCCTGCTCTACTTCAACGCCCACGACGACGAAGTCAAGTTCAGGCTGCCCTCGGACGAATACGCACCTGCCTGGGACATCATCATCGACACCGCCGGCGGCGGAGCCGACACCGCGCCCGTCGAAGCAGACGGCATGGTGTCCCTCGTGGCGAAGTCACTCGTAGTGCTTCGTGCGCACAGCGCTCCCGAGGAGGTGCCCGACCACTCGGTGGCCGCGTCGCTCGCAGCGCTGACGCATACGGCTACCGCCGAAACCGCGGCGCTCACATCACCTACCGTTCCCGAGCCGAAGAAGACGAAGAAGCCGGCGGCCGGGCGGCGGCCAAGCAAGCGGAACACTCCGTGA